In the genome of Christensenella timonensis, one region contains:
- the rimM gene encoding ribosome maturation factor RimM (Essential for efficient processing of 16S rRNA), with the protein MTDFFELGRILKPQGIRGEIKMDAYTDDLSRFSYLEQVFFRREDGSYEGVRVHSARVDARYAYLKLEGYDDRNAADALRGAMLYVDREHAAQLPQGAHYIRDLIGLCVQTQDGSVVGKLADILQNGAADVYVVKTEGRGNCMFPSIPGVILEKDLAHGKIVVDEQRLGEVSIYDDV; encoded by the coding sequence ATGACGGATTTTTTTGAACTGGGGCGCATTTTAAAGCCGCAGGGCATCCGGGGCGAAATCAAAATGGACGCCTATACGGACGACCTGTCCCGCTTTTCCTATCTTGAGCAGGTTTTTTTTCGGCGAGAAGATGGAAGCTATGAGGGCGTCCGTGTGCACTCCGCGAGGGTGGACGCACGGTATGCGTATTTGAAGCTCGAAGGATATGACGACCGTAACGCGGCAGACGCTTTGCGCGGCGCGATGCTGTATGTCGACAGGGAACACGCGGCACAGCTTCCGCAAGGGGCCCATTATATACGCGACCTGATCGGCCTTTGCGTACAGACACAGGACGGCAGCGTGGTCGGCAAGCTTGCGGATATCCTGCAAAACGGGGCGGCTGACGTTTACGTGGTGAAAACCGAAGGAAGAGGAAATTGCATGTTTCCTTCGATCCCCGGCGTGATACTCGAAAAAGATTTGGCCCATGGAAAAATTGTGGTAGATGAGCAGCGGCTCGGCGAGGTTTCGATCTATGATGACGTTTAA
- the trmD gene encoding tRNA (guanosine(37)-N1)-methyltransferase TrmD: MMTFNCLTIFPEMFSAFTGTSLCEKAITKQLVEIGMVNIRDYTEDKHNRVDDYPFGGGAGMLFMPQPLFDSFDMLEKKYAGKRCLNVYMSPAGKTLTQEAARRFAGYDVLNILCGHYEGVDQRVLDHCIDEEVSIGDYVLTGGELPAMVLMDCVMRYVPGVLSNDESVSEESFSGNLLEYPQYTRPSSFRGLEVPEVLLSGHHKNIAAWQRQQALLKTLRERPELLQQAELSDSDRAFLEKSQNRT; encoded by the coding sequence ATGATGACGTTTAATTGTCTCACGATTTTTCCGGAGATGTTTTCGGCTTTTACGGGGACGAGCCTCTGCGAAAAAGCGATCACAAAGCAGCTGGTTGAGATAGGTATGGTGAATATCCGCGATTATACGGAGGATAAACACAACCGTGTGGACGACTATCCCTTCGGCGGCGGGGCAGGTATGCTTTTTATGCCGCAGCCGCTTTTCGACAGCTTTGATATGCTGGAAAAAAAGTATGCGGGAAAAAGGTGCCTGAATGTGTATATGTCGCCTGCGGGGAAAACATTGACGCAGGAGGCCGCAAGACGGTTTGCCGGATATGACGTACTTAATATCCTGTGCGGCCACTACGAAGGCGTTGACCAGCGCGTGCTCGACCATTGCATCGACGAGGAGGTCTCCATTGGGGATTATGTCCTGACCGGTGGGGAGCTGCCGGCAATGGTGTTGATGGATTGCGTGATGCGCTATGTGCCGGGGGTGCTCTCCAATGACGAATCGGTCAGCGAGGAAAGCTTCAGCGGGAACCTGCTTGAATATCCGCAGTATACGCGACCGTCTTCCTTTCGTGGGTTGGAGGTACCGGAGGTATTGTTATCGGGACACCACAAGAATATTGCCGCGTGGCAGCGGCAGCAGGCCCTCCTGAAGACATTGCGGGAACGGCCGGAACTGCTTCAGCAGGCGGAGCTTAGCGACAGTGACAGGGCTTTTCTGGAAAAATCACAAAATCGAACTTGA
- the rplS gene encoding 50S ribosomal protein L19 yields the protein MNDIIKAVEAEQLKSDVPVLRVGDTVKVYVKVVEGQRERLQAFEGYLIAKKGGGLSETITVRRLSYGIGVERTFPIHSPRVDKIEVLRHGQVRRAKLFYLRDRVGKAARIREK from the coding sequence ATGAATGATATTATCAAGGCGGTAGAAGCAGAACAGTTAAAGAGCGATGTGCCGGTATTAAGGGTTGGCGATACAGTCAAAGTATATGTAAAGGTTGTCGAAGGACAGCGGGAAAGATTGCAGGCTTTTGAGGGATACCTGATCGCCAAAAAAGGCGGCGGCCTTTCGGAGACGATCACAGTCCGCAGGTTATCCTATGGCATTGGCGTAGAAAGAACATTCCCGATCCATTCGCCCCGTGTGGATAAGATCGAAGTGCTGCGTCATGGACAGGTTCGCAGGGCGAAGCTTTTCTATCTGCGTGACAGAGTGGGTAAAGCCGCTAGGATCAGAGAGAAATAA
- the ylqF gene encoding ribosome biogenesis GTPase YlqF, whose product MDIQWYPGHMTKARRQLKDKLKAIDLVIEVLDARAPKSSLNPDFDDMFASKTRFYILNKADLADENITKNWLSYFSKQGIRAVAFSATKGNTKQLKKSILDCAQDILEKYKARGMNKTLRCMVAGIPNVGKSAILNRLAGGKRLQEGNKPGVTRSLQWAKVDEYLEIMDTPGLLWPKFKDEKTGAAVALIGSVKLDILDEEALAFHLIALLKVSAPKMLLERYKLEDIDKAPYEILCDICKSRGFLLKGGNFDTERGAKTLLDEFKNGKMGRISLEKPERV is encoded by the coding sequence ATGGATATTCAATGGTATCCGGGGCACATGACCAAGGCCCGCAGGCAACTAAAGGACAAACTGAAGGCGATCGATCTGGTCATCGAGGTGCTGGACGCGCGTGCGCCCAAGAGTTCGCTGAACCCGGATTTTGACGATATGTTTGCTTCAAAGACGCGCTTTTATATCCTCAACAAGGCGGATCTGGCGGATGAAAATATCACAAAAAACTGGCTCTCCTATTTTTCAAAGCAGGGAATCCGTGCAGTCGCTTTTTCTGCGACAAAGGGTAATACGAAGCAATTAAAGAAGAGCATTCTGGATTGTGCGCAGGACATCCTGGAAAAATACAAGGCCCGCGGCATGAACAAAACGCTTCGCTGCATGGTGGCGGGGATACCGAACGTTGGCAAATCGGCGATCCTCAACCGTCTGGCAGGCGGAAAAAGGCTGCAGGAAGGGAACAAGCCGGGTGTGACGCGTTCGCTGCAATGGGCCAAGGTGGACGAATATCTGGAGATCATGGATACGCCGGGGCTTTTGTGGCCAAAATTCAAGGATGAAAAAACCGGGGCGGCCGTTGCCCTGATCGGCAGTGTCAAACTGGATATCCTGGATGAAGAAGCGCTTGCTTTCCATTTGATTGCACTGCTTAAGGTATCCGCGCCAAAAATGCTTTTGGAGCGTTATAAGCTTGAGGATATCGACAAAGCTCCGTATGAGATACTCTGTGATATCTGTAAGTCGCGCGGATTCCTCTTGAAAGGCGGCAATTTTGATACGGAGCGCGGCGCAAAAACGCTGCTCGACGAATTTAAGAACGGGAAAATGGGCAGGATATCCTTAGAAAAGCCGGAGCGCGTTTAG
- a CDS encoding ribonuclease HII, whose translation MGKREERQREKLAVMTEYEKLHWTQGQYLIAGIDEAGRGPLAGPVVAACVIMPKDDLIWGIDDSKKISEKRREALYEVIIEKAVDYSVSVIDNKTIDEINILNAARLAFEDALASLHVRPEHVYTDAMTIKTDIPYTPLVKGDAKVYTIAAASILAKVTRDRIMREYDAQYPQYLFARHKGYGTQAHYEAIREYGILDIHRKTFLKKILGE comes from the coding sequence ATGGGGAAGCGGGAAGAACGACAAAGGGAAAAACTCGCCGTGATGACGGAATATGAAAAGCTTCATTGGACGCAGGGGCAATACTTGATCGCCGGTATTGACGAAGCGGGCCGCGGGCCTCTTGCAGGGCCTGTCGTCGCCGCATGTGTGATCATGCCAAAGGATGACCTGATTTGGGGAATCGACGATTCCAAAAAGATATCCGAAAAGCGCAGGGAAGCGTTATATGAGGTGATTATCGAAAAAGCGGTTGATTATTCGGTGAGTGTGATAGATAATAAAACAATAGACGAGATCAATATCCTGAACGCGGCGCGACTGGCGTTTGAGGATGCCCTTGCCAGCCTGCATGTCAGGCCGGAGCATGTGTATACGGACGCAATGACGATCAAAACGGATATTCCCTATACGCCGCTTGTAAAAGGAGACGCAAAGGTGTATACCATTGCTGCCGCATCTATCCTGGCCAAGGTAACGCGTGACAGGATCATGCGTGAATATGATGCGCAGTATCCGCAATACCTGTTCGCAAGGCACAAGGGATACGGTACGCAGGCGCATTATGAGGCGATCCGCGAATATGGGATACTCGATATCCACAGAAAGACTTTTTTGAAGAAGATCCTGGGGGAATGA
- a CDS encoding YraN family protein gives MMDRQAMGRAGEEFTCEYLKKCGMRVLARNYRAKKGEIDLVARDGDTIVFVEVKTRSSNAYGTAGEAVTYRKQQMIIKTAQWYIMQNNIKESNFRFDVAEVSAGDVGFSINYLRNAFGV, from the coding sequence ATGATGGACCGGCAGGCGATGGGCAGGGCAGGAGAAGAATTTACCTGTGAATATCTGAAAAAATGTGGTATGCGGGTGCTTGCCCGCAACTATCGGGCAAAAAAGGGCGAAATAGACCTGGTCGCGCGCGATGGGGATACGATCGTATTTGTGGAAGTCAAGACGCGTTCCTCCAATGCGTACGGAACGGCGGGGGAGGCTGTGACTTACAGGAAACAACAGATGATTATCAAAACAGCGCAGTGGTACATTATGCAAAATAACATAAAGGAGTCAAATTTTCGTTTTGACGTGGCAGAGGTATCCGCAGGAGATGTGGGTTTTTCCATAAATTATTTAAGGAATGCGTTTGGCGTCTGA
- a CDS encoding glycosyltransferase family 39 protein: protein MEAQLKIQNEFIVWFTVLGVIFLMLMVYLYHAKKQPNPFKKQLSSVGAFVVFAAVAFLIRIAIAYSLPGYMTDMDCFKAWANYSYEGGFAHFYTSDFFADYPPLYVYALSFLGFLRDAFSVDINSQLFAMMIRLPAMICDIVAAYAVYRISRKKFGNGSALFLSMFLLLNPAVIFNSSAWGQVDILVTMMMVLTVWLMVKDKLVLSSAAFMLAFLLKPQAIMIAPVLLYVLIRNIVRSENRKKGVATLLASIGVMAALFFLVPLPFGTGQEPMWLVSRMLGTIGQYPQVTLNAFNLYGMLGVNFADASSLVFLGLSANVWGFILIVAVCLYALWMYIKNPKKEFLFAIAAFIIMGVFALGHGMHERYLFPVPILLLFAYIFIRDRRLILCTSLTFIALLLNQSLTLYYYQVVIPQGWVVAVSALNMAIFIFTAFVITQIALGRVKYKQPVPEEAAGEKQKCPEQMRLDGFREKKVGMTRKDTWVMLLITVIYAVVAFTNLGTFQIPETANVLTEPVTMEFSQVEQISQIKYYAGYGEEKFDIQYSTDGVTFAPVELKKGTETQNSVDHQFKNMYRWQVYNTDIAAKYLRLEPIDEGELPVLELAVKDAAGKWIVPEKIVSDSPDAQNLFDEQELIPEESTYMTDFYFDEIYHVRTAYENIHQLQPYEITHPPLGKLILSLGIQLFGMNPFGWRFMGTLTGVIMLPVIYLFGKMLFKKTKYAAFATILLAADFMHFAQTRIGTIDSYSILWIMLMYFFMFQFTQANFNKQKLSKSIVPLFLSGLFFGIGAATKWLCMYAGAGLLVIFLITMWKRSREYRFAKQSRAPDYERIVKTYKYNVAIILASCVFFFILIPVGIYLLSYIPYTQVTTGKAYEWINTDDLKYHYSVVGNQFYMLNYHSTLDPATVHPFSSMWYSWPADVRPVLFFNGHNDVTGTVSTLSTMGNPLIWWTGVVACIWLIVDSAKGKHKHWGITFLAVAALSQFMPWWFISREVFIYHYFATVPFLILLIVYWLQNMEQDYKYGKQFGWIFVAACVGMFIAFYPVITGIPANPDYLAALRWLPTWPFYG, encoded by the coding sequence ATGGAAGCACAATTGAAAATACAGAATGAATTCATTGTTTGGTTCACCGTTTTAGGTGTGATTTTTTTGATGCTGATGGTATATTTGTACCATGCGAAAAAACAACCGAATCCTTTTAAAAAGCAGCTTTCTTCGGTGGGCGCCTTTGTCGTATTTGCGGCGGTCGCCTTTTTGATACGGATCGCCATTGCGTATTCGCTCCCGGGCTATATGACGGATATGGACTGCTTTAAGGCCTGGGCGAACTACTCTTATGAAGGCGGGTTTGCCCATTTCTACACCAGCGATTTTTTTGCGGACTATCCGCCGCTCTATGTATATGCGCTTTCTTTCCTGGGGTTCCTGCGGGATGCGTTTTCCGTGGATATCAATTCCCAGTTGTTCGCGATGATGATACGGCTGCCCGCGATGATCTGCGATATCGTGGCCGCTTACGCCGTTTACCGGATATCGCGCAAAAAATTCGGCAATGGCTCGGCGTTGTTTTTGAGTATGTTCCTGCTCCTGAACCCCGCGGTTATTTTCAATTCCAGCGCATGGGGACAGGTGGATATCCTCGTGACGATGATGATGGTACTTACGGTCTGGCTGATGGTGAAGGACAAGCTGGTGCTTTCCTCCGCTGCCTTTATGCTGGCGTTCTTATTGAAGCCGCAGGCCATTATGATCGCTCCCGTACTTTTATATGTGCTGATACGCAATATTGTACGCAGTGAGAACAGGAAAAAAGGCGTGGCCACGCTTCTGGCTTCTATCGGTGTGATGGCGGCGCTGTTCTTTTTGGTACCGCTTCCGTTTGGGACAGGCCAGGAACCGATGTGGCTTGTGAGCCGGATGTTGGGGACGATCGGGCAATACCCGCAGGTGACACTCAATGCTTTTAACCTGTACGGTATGCTGGGCGTCAATTTTGCGGACGCTTCCAGCCTCGTGTTCCTGGGCTTAAGCGCAAACGTGTGGGGCTTCATCCTGATCGTGGCGGTTTGCCTCTATGCGCTTTGGATGTATATCAAAAATCCCAAAAAAGAATTTCTCTTTGCCATCGCAGCTTTTATCATCATGGGCGTGTTCGCACTGGGGCATGGGATGCATGAGCGCTATTTGTTCCCGGTGCCGATCCTGTTGCTTTTTGCTTATATCTTCATCCGCGACAGGCGGCTGATCCTGTGCACGTCGCTGACGTTTATTGCGCTGCTGCTGAACCAAAGCCTGACGCTTTACTATTATCAGGTCGTCATTCCGCAGGGATGGGTCGTGGCGGTTTCGGCACTCAATATGGCAATTTTCATTTTTACTGCATTTGTGATCACGCAAATCGCACTCGGACGTGTGAAATATAAGCAGCCTGTACCCGAAGAAGCGGCTGGGGAAAAGCAAAAATGCCCGGAGCAGATGCGGCTGGACGGCTTTCGCGAAAAGAAGGTCGGTATGACAAGAAAAGATACGTGGGTCATGCTGCTGATCACTGTTATTTATGCTGTCGTGGCTTTTACCAATCTGGGGACATTCCAAATACCGGAAACGGCCAATGTATTGACCGAGCCTGTAACGATGGAATTCTCTCAGGTCGAGCAGATATCGCAAATCAAGTATTATGCGGGTTACGGCGAGGAAAAATTTGACATCCAATATTCGACAGACGGGGTGACTTTTGCGCCTGTCGAGTTAAAAAAAGGGACGGAAACACAGAACTCGGTTGATCACCAGTTCAAGAACATGTATCGCTGGCAGGTATATAATACGGACATCGCCGCAAAATATTTGAGGCTGGAGCCGATCGACGAGGGAGAGCTGCCTGTTTTGGAGCTCGCCGTCAAAGATGCGGCCGGGAAGTGGATCGTACCTGAAAAGATCGTTTCCGATTCGCCGGACGCGCAGAACCTGTTTGATGAACAGGAGTTGATCCCGGAAGAATCTACCTACATGACGGATTTTTACTTTGATGAAATCTATCATGTGCGCACGGCGTATGAAAACATCCATCAATTACAGCCCTACGAGATCACGCATCCGCCGCTTGGGAAGCTGATTTTGTCGCTGGGTATCCAATTGTTCGGCATGAATCCGTTCGGGTGGCGGTTTATGGGGACGCTCACGGGCGTTATCATGCTGCCTGTCATCTACCTGTTTGGGAAGATGCTGTTTAAAAAGACAAAATATGCGGCGTTTGCCACGATCCTGCTTGCGGCTGATTTTATGCATTTCGCCCAAACCAGGATCGGTACGATCGACAGCTATAGTATCCTGTGGATCATGTTGATGTATTTCTTCATGTTCCAGTTTACACAGGCGAATTTCAACAAGCAAAAGCTCTCAAAGAGTATTGTGCCGCTGTTTTTGAGCGGGCTGTTCTTCGGGATCGGCGCCGCTACGAAATGGCTGTGTATGTACGCGGGCGCAGGACTGCTTGTGATTTTCCTCATTACCATGTGGAAGCGAAGCAGGGAATACCGCTTCGCGAAGCAGAGCCGCGCCCCGGATTATGAAAGGATCGTCAAAACATATAAATACAATGTTGCAATTATCCTTGCGAGCTGCGTATTTTTCTTCATCCTGATCCCGGTCGGTATCTACCTGCTTTCGTATATCCCGTATACGCAGGTGACGACGGGCAAGGCCTATGAATGGATCAATACCGACGACCTGAAATACCATTATAGTGTGGTGGGCAACCAGTTCTATATGCTCAATTACCATTCCACGCTGGATCCGGCGACGGTGCATCCGTTCTCGTCGATGTGGTATTCCTGGCCGGCGGACGTGCGGCCCGTGTTGTTCTTTAATGGGCATAATGATGTAACGGGCACGGTATCGACGCTTTCCACCATGGGGAACCCGCTCATCTGGTGGACAGGCGTAGTGGCGTGCATCTGGCTGATCGTGGACAGCGCAAAAGGAAAGCACAAGCATTGGGGGATCACGTTCCTTGCGGTCGCGGCACTTTCGCAGTTCATGCCATGGTGGTTTATTTCACGCGAAGTATTTATCTACCACTATTTTGCAACCGTACCGTTCCTGATCCTGCTGATCGTGTACTGGCTGCAAAACATGGAACAGGATTATAAATATGGGAAACAATTCGGATGGATCTTTGTCGCGGCGTGCGTGGGGATGTTCATCGCGTTTTATCCGGTGATCACGGGGATCCCGGCCAACCCGGATTATCTGGCGGCCTTAAGGTGGCTGCCGACATGGCCGTTTTATGGCTGA
- a CDS encoding YifB family Mg chelatase-like AAA ATPase: protein MLAKVLSFGLKGIEGYPVLVETDVYNGLPAYELVGLGDTAIKESKERVRSAIKNSGFEYPSKRITVNLAPADLKKEGPLYDLAIAVGLLAASEQVLPELLKYMVVFGELSLNGDIRPVNGILPMVIEARRRGFNFMVVPEGNAQEASYIQDVKILPVKNLLELTEILNKTRQPEFFPPSAWKAPQDSKDADVDFKDIKGQEKAKRAMEIAAAGMHNILLIGSPGSGKSMLAKALPGILPDLTFEEALEVTKMHSIAGELEDDNGIIRTRPFRSPHHMSSAVAVTGGGIKNRPGEISLAHCGVLYFDELPEFRRDILEALRQPLEDGKITVSRANSKVTYPADVMFVASMNPCPCGNFGSEDVECRCTPTQISRYLSKISGPLLDRIDLHVEMSRVKYDELRSNEKQESSREVRGRVNAARKMQEKRYRSIGKHCNAQLNTAEAKEYCAIEKQAQELLRVAFEKMKLSARSYTRILLAARTIADLDESETVGTVHIAEAVQYRSLDKKYWGFSYD, encoded by the coding sequence ATGCTGGCGAAGGTATTGAGCTTCGGGCTCAAGGGGATCGAAGGATATCCGGTGCTTGTTGAAACGGATGTCTATAACGGCCTGCCGGCCTATGAGCTGGTGGGGCTTGGCGATACGGCGATCAAGGAAAGTAAGGAACGGGTACGCAGCGCGATCAAAAATTCGGGTTTTGAATACCCGTCAAAGCGTATCACGGTAAACCTTGCCCCGGCGGATCTGAAAAAGGAAGGCCCGCTCTATGACCTTGCGATCGCTGTAGGGCTTCTTGCGGCCAGCGAGCAGGTTTTGCCTGAGCTGCTCAAGTATATGGTCGTATTTGGCGAACTCTCCTTAAACGGCGACATACGGCCTGTGAACGGCATCTTGCCAATGGTGATCGAGGCGCGCCGCCGCGGGTTCAATTTTATGGTCGTACCGGAGGGAAATGCGCAGGAAGCAAGCTATATCCAGGATGTAAAGATATTACCGGTCAAAAATTTATTGGAACTGACGGAAATCCTCAATAAAACGCGGCAGCCGGAATTTTTTCCGCCGTCTGCCTGGAAAGCGCCGCAGGACAGCAAGGATGCGGATGTTGATTTCAAGGATATCAAGGGCCAGGAAAAGGCAAAGCGCGCGATGGAGATCGCGGCGGCTGGCATGCATAATATCCTGCTGATCGGCTCGCCGGGATCGGGAAAAAGCATGCTGGCAAAAGCGTTGCCGGGGATATTGCCCGACCTGACGTTTGAGGAAGCGCTGGAAGTGACCAAAATGCATTCCATTGCGGGTGAACTGGAAGATGACAATGGCATCATCAGGACGCGCCCGTTCCGCAGCCCGCACCACATGAGCTCGGCAGTGGCGGTCACAGGCGGCGGCATCAAGAACCGCCCAGGTGAGATCAGCCTTGCGCATTGCGGCGTACTCTATTTTGATGAACTGCCGGAGTTCCGGCGCGATATTTTAGAAGCGCTGCGCCAGCCGCTGGAGGATGGAAAAATTACGGTTTCCCGCGCGAACAGTAAGGTGACGTATCCCGCGGACGTGATGTTTGTTGCATCCATGAACCCTTGCCCGTGCGGCAATTTTGGCTCGGAAGATGTGGAATGCCGGTGTACGCCCACGCAGATCAGCCGCTATCTGTCCAAGATATCCGGGCCTCTCCTTGACAGGATCGACCTGCATGTGGAAATGAGCAGGGTGAAATACGACGAATTGCGCAGTAACGAAAAACAGGAGAGCAGCAGGGAAGTGCGCGGACGGGTCAATGCGGCGCGCAAGATGCAGGAAAAGCGGTATCGCAGCATTGGAAAGCATTGTAATGCCCAATTGAACACTGCGGAGGCCAAGGAATACTGCGCGATCGAAAAGCAGGCGCAGGAGCTGCTGCGCGTGGCATTTGAGAAGATGAAGCTGAGTGCGCGTTCTTATACGAGGATCCTGCTGGCGGCGCGAACCATTGCCGACCTTGATGAAAGCGAAACGGTGGGCACGGTGCACATTGCAGAGGCGGTGCAATACCGGTCGCTGGATAAAAAATATTGGGGATTTTCGTATGACTGA
- the dprA gene encoding DNA-processing protein DprA: MTEITREEKYWVWLASSEGIGPVRFYSILNAFTDLENAWDNCGDIRRLVPGINAKFADILAQNANDAYIERILSLCEKKGIRILTRLNQNYPHTLAEIENPPPVLYYKGRMPEFDEMSCGIVGSRRPTRNGFDMARELSGGLAAQGVVIVSGMALGIDTAAHLGALDAKGKTVAVLGCGADVVYPKENRKLYDMIVENGAILSEFLPGTEPKAQFFPQRNRIVSGLSRVLIAGEGGERSGARITVDDALLQGREVYTVACDLKSPMAKLPLYLMDSGAMAVHSATDVMNDQGWEMSFGLGAGKEQKETNKLDLLQAQIYNLLLKEVLSAEQIAQELDIKLREANTVLTVMELNGLVDGIPGDKFRINS, encoded by the coding sequence ATGACTGAGATCACGCGCGAGGAAAAATACTGGGTGTGGCTGGCTTCCTCCGAGGGGATCGGCCCAGTGCGTTTTTACAGTATACTGAACGCTTTTACAGACCTGGAGAACGCATGGGACAATTGCGGCGACATTCGGCGGCTTGTTCCGGGGATCAACGCAAAGTTTGCGGATATTCTTGCCCAGAATGCGAATGACGCTTATATCGAGCGGATATTGTCGCTGTGTGAGAAAAAAGGCATCCGCATTTTGACGCGGCTGAACCAGAATTATCCGCATACGCTGGCAGAGATCGAAAATCCGCCGCCTGTCCTTTATTATAAGGGCAGGATGCCGGAATTTGACGAGATGTCTTGCGGCATCGTAGGCTCCCGCCGTCCGACGCGTAATGGTTTTGATATGGCAAGGGAGCTTTCCGGCGGGCTGGCTGCGCAGGGCGTAGTGATCGTATCCGGTATGGCGCTCGGCATCGATACAGCCGCACATTTGGGCGCGCTCGATGCCAAAGGCAAAACGGTGGCCGTCCTTGGGTGCGGGGCGGACGTCGTATACCCGAAGGAAAACCGCAAGCTTTATGATATGATCGTCGAAAACGGGGCGATCCTCTCTGAGTTTCTGCCGGGGACAGAACCAAAGGCGCAGTTTTTTCCGCAGAGGAACCGGATCGTATCGGGGCTGTCGCGCGTACTGATCGCGGGGGAAGGCGGGGAAAGGAGCGGCGCGCGCATTACGGTGGACGACGCGCTTTTGCAGGGGCGCGAGGTATATACGGTGGCCTGTGATTTGAAATCGCCGATGGCCAAGCTACCGCTTTACCTGATGGACTCCGGGGCCATGGCCGTGCATAGCGCAACGGACGTAATGAACGACCAGGGATGGGAGATGTCCTTTGGGTTGGGGGCCGGAAAAGAACAAAAAGAGACAAATAAGCTTGATTTATTACAGGCGCAGATATACAATTTACTTTTAAAGGAAGTTTTGAGCGCGGAGCAGATCGCGCAGGAGCTCGATATAAAGCTGCGGGAGGCCAATACCGTCCTGACAGTGATGGAGCTTAACGGACTGGTGGACGGAATTCCGGGCGATAAGTTCAGAATTAACAGTTAA